One part of the Halobacteria archaeon AArc-dxtr1 genome encodes these proteins:
- a CDS encoding helix-turn-helix domain-containing protein, whose translation MSESADTTEAEQEPSAISILLIEDNPGDSRLIREMLDRNDELIKRVHPDETESRKPTITVERRLEDGLETLKTTPVDVILLDLNLPDSRGIETLEAVNGAAQTVPVVVMTGLRDQEVGIQAIQRGAQDFLVKDEVSSPLLVRTIHHAIERARQRRERRERQEQLKSLNNLNRIAHDITHIVITSETRAALEQRVCERLAASDAYRFAWIGTLNPGSSRVTPSASAGAEADYLDDVVITTNDGQTAKGPTGKAIQTGRVQIAEDIETDPAYEPWREDALERGYRSSAAIPVDYGEMLYGVLNIYANSTTAFTGPETAVLARMGEVIGHAIAAIDRREALMSDTVVELEFGVDGVAEPLVELSESAPATIQIERLISGAETLLAYGSATDVDRDEFREAVERADGFADARILSGGGDSFEFEMVTPAAISLFETIATHGGRVAEATIDDGQFRFLVHLPKGRDTRRIIELVRERHTGVTYLAQRTHQREDGHDDASASTAPVLDEQLTKKQRAAIETAYAAGYFDWPRESTGEEIAERMGISPATFNQHLRTAERKFFSSVLE comes from the coding sequence GTGAGCGAAAGTGCCGACACTACCGAGGCAGAACAGGAGCCGTCTGCAATCTCGATCCTCCTGATCGAAGACAATCCGGGTGACTCGCGTCTCATCCGGGAGATGCTCGATCGCAACGACGAACTCATCAAACGCGTTCATCCCGACGAGACCGAGAGTCGAAAGCCAACGATCACGGTCGAGCGGCGTCTCGAAGACGGACTGGAGACGCTAAAAACGACGCCTGTTGACGTGATCCTACTGGACCTCAATCTGCCGGACTCGCGGGGTATCGAAACCCTCGAGGCCGTCAACGGGGCGGCCCAGACGGTTCCGGTCGTCGTCATGACTGGCCTTCGTGATCAGGAGGTGGGTATTCAGGCAATCCAGCGCGGAGCACAGGACTTCCTCGTCAAAGACGAGGTGTCGAGTCCGCTGCTCGTTCGAACGATCCACCACGCGATCGAGCGCGCTCGACAGCGCCGCGAGCGTCGCGAACGCCAGGAGCAACTAAAGTCGCTCAACAATTTAAACCGGATCGCCCACGACATCACTCACATCGTCATCACGAGCGAGACGCGGGCCGCCCTGGAACAGCGGGTTTGCGAGCGGCTCGCGGCCTCCGACGCCTACCGCTTTGCCTGGATCGGCACGCTCAACCCCGGGTCGAGTCGGGTCACTCCGAGCGCGAGCGCCGGCGCCGAAGCCGACTATCTCGACGATGTCGTCATTACTACGAATGACGGGCAGACCGCGAAGGGTCCGACCGGGAAGGCCATCCAAACCGGACGCGTGCAAATCGCCGAGGATATCGAAACTGATCCAGCCTACGAGCCCTGGCGTGAGGACGCCCTCGAACGTGGCTACCGCTCGTCGGCGGCGATTCCGGTCGACTACGGCGAGATGCTCTATGGCGTCTTGAACATCTATGCCAACTCCACGACTGCGTTCACTGGCCCCGAAACCGCCGTTCTCGCACGGATGGGCGAGGTTATCGGCCACGCGATCGCGGCGATCGATCGCCGCGAGGCGCTGATGAGCGACACCGTCGTCGAACTCGAATTCGGGGTCGACGGCGTCGCCGAACCGCTCGTCGAACTCTCCGAGTCTGCACCGGCGACGATCCAGATCGAGAGACTCATTTCGGGTGCAGAGACGCTACTCGCCTACGGCTCAGCGACGGACGTCGACCGAGACGAGTTTCGGGAGGCCGTCGAGCGCGCCGACGGATTCGCCGACGCCCGAATCCTCTCGGGCGGTGGCGACTCCTTCGAATTCGAAATGGTCACTCCCGCCGCCATCTCGTTGTTCGAGACGATTGCAACCCACGGCGGTCGCGTCGCCGAGGCGACGATAGACGACGGCCAGTTCCGATTTCTGGTCCACCTACCGAAAGGACGAGACACGCGTCGCATCATCGAACTGGTTCGCGAGCGCCACACCGGCGTTACGTACCTCGCACAGCGGACACACCAGCGTGAGGACGGACACGACGACGCGAGCGCCTCCACGGCTCCAGTTCTCGACGAACAGCTGACGAAGAAACAGCGCGCCGCCATCGAGACGGCGTACGCCGCTGGCTACTTCGACTGGCCACGTGAGAGCACCGGCGAGGAGATCGCAGAGCGAATGGGCATCTCGCCGGCGACGTTCAATCAGCACCTCCGGACGGCAGAGCGGAAGTTCTTCAGTTCGGTACTCGAGTGA
- a CDS encoding response regulator encodes MTDTAPLDAQAAHILLVEDNPGDVRLTQEAFERSSIQTTISVVTDGMDALDFLHQRGEYADAPRPDVVLLDLNLPRMNGEEVLEEIEASHTLRRIPVIVLTGSEAEEDILASYNRSANAYLTKPVDPDAFVETVRALETFWFSTVQLPPDGESP; translated from the coding sequence ATGACCGACACTGCACCGCTGGACGCACAAGCAGCGCACATCCTCCTCGTAGAGGACAACCCCGGCGACGTGCGACTGACTCAGGAGGCCTTCGAGCGAAGCTCGATTCAAACCACCATCTCTGTGGTCACCGACGGGATGGATGCGCTTGACTTCCTCCACCAGCGCGGCGAGTACGCCGATGCCCCCCGTCCGGACGTCGTCTTGCTCGACCTGAACCTTCCTCGCATGAACGGTGAGGAGGTACTCGAGGAGATCGAAGCGAGCCATACACTGCGTCGAATCCCGGTTATTGTCCTCACTGGCTCGGAGGCAGAGGAGGACATTCTCGCCTCTTACAACCGATCTGCGAACGCGTATCTGACCAAGCCGGTCGATCCGGACGCGTTCGTCGAGACCGTTCGTGCACTCGAAACGTTCTGGTTTTCGACCGTTCAACTTCCACCGGATGGTGAGTCGCCGTGA
- a CDS encoding archaemetzincin family Zn-dependent metalloprotease: protein MLVDIVPVGSVPANVKRAASSALRSVYDCDVTVGDSQAVPNGAYDAERNQYCAETFIQLAERVGQGAKNIAVTPHDLFYRRRNYVFGLAYLDGSGSVVSTYRLQTSSDGGFSNKSAGDIFEDRVRKEIVHEIGHTHGLEHCDNNRCVMNFSPTVREVDIKEENLCGSCQRLVE, encoded by the coding sequence ATGCTCGTCGATATCGTGCCGGTGGGTAGCGTCCCCGCAAACGTAAAGCGGGCAGCGTCGAGCGCGCTGCGGTCCGTCTACGACTGTGACGTGACAGTTGGCGACTCACAAGCGGTGCCCAACGGCGCGTACGACGCAGAACGGAACCAGTACTGCGCGGAGACGTTTATCCAACTGGCCGAACGAGTCGGCCAGGGAGCGAAGAACATCGCAGTTACACCCCACGATCTCTTTTATCGACGGCGGAACTACGTCTTCGGGCTGGCCTATCTCGACGGCAGCGGTAGCGTGGTGTCGACCTATCGGTTACAGACCTCGAGCGACGGTGGCTTCTCGAACAAAAGCGCCGGCGACATCTTCGAAGATCGGGTCCGCAAGGAGATCGTCCACGAGATCGGTCACACCCACGGGCTCGAACACTGCGACAACAATCGGTGTGTGATGAACTTCTCGCCGACGGTCCGAGAAGTCGACATCAAAGAGGAGAACCTCTGTGGGAGCTGCCAACGCCTCGTCGAGTGA
- a CDS encoding HAD family hydrolase, whose protein sequence is MTTQIVLCDLDNTFYPYAPCNEAGKRAAWQAARERGYDLDRDAFEERYQAGRRETKREIEATAASHERMLYAKRGFEQFDDDVSYGDVRAIGEAYWTGYRAEMELFPDVAETLAELQDRGVAIAVVTNLTTRVQLAKIETLELDPHIDLVVTSEEVGREKPASVMFTTALARLDGRVSEAVMIGDNVEADIAGANAVGIETVLYNADSDGPLEGVREPDHQIPDFSDLLAVVE, encoded by the coding sequence ATGACGACGCAAATCGTTCTGTGCGACCTCGACAATACGTTCTACCCGTACGCACCCTGCAACGAGGCCGGGAAGCGAGCCGCCTGGCAGGCTGCTCGAGAGCGAGGATACGACCTCGATCGAGATGCCTTCGAGGAACGATACCAGGCGGGGCGCCGGGAAACCAAACGGGAAATCGAAGCGACGGCCGCGTCACACGAGCGAATGCTCTACGCGAAACGGGGGTTCGAGCAGTTCGACGACGACGTATCTTACGGAGACGTCCGTGCGATTGGAGAGGCCTACTGGACGGGATACAGAGCCGAGATGGAGCTCTTTCCCGACGTCGCGGAGACCCTAGCCGAACTTCAGGATCGGGGGGTCGCCATCGCGGTGGTGACGAACCTTACCACGCGCGTTCAACTCGCCAAGATCGAGACCCTGGAGCTCGATCCACACATCGATCTGGTCGTAACCTCCGAAGAGGTGGGGCGAGAGAAGCCGGCGTCGGTCATGTTTACGACCGCGCTGGCCCGACTCGACGGGCGCGTCTCGGAGGCGGTGATGATTGGCGACAACGTCGAGGCCGACATCGCGGGTGCGAACGCGGTCGGGATAGAAACCGTACTGTACAACGCCGACAGCGACGGCCCACTCGAGGGCGTTCGAGAGCCCGACCATCAAATACCTGACTTTTCGGACCTGCTGGCGGTGGTAGAATGA
- a CDS encoding class II aldolase/adducin family protein: protein MTEPLTQQRRAVVEHAATLADLTPGRTGNLSVRDGDAFAITPTGVAYDAFEVADVPIVGVDGEQRDGRMTPSSEVPMHAAIYDHAREGVGAIVHTHSPWATTLAVAGEPLEPIHYMIVAVGKRVPVADYAPYGTDRLAKNIVRAMDDADATASLIQNHGLVVTAPDIETALENTVHVESLARISLQARAAGLTPETLTDEQLETVLEKFESYGQ, encoded by the coding sequence ATGACCGAGCCGCTGACCCAACAGCGCCGAGCCGTCGTCGAGCACGCCGCCACGCTGGCGGATCTGACGCCGGGCCGAACCGGAAATCTGAGCGTTCGCGACGGCGACGCCTTCGCGATTACGCCGACGGGGGTGGCATACGACGCCTTCGAGGTTGCAGACGTCCCCATCGTCGGTGTCGATGGCGAGCAGCGCGACGGACGGATGACTCCCAGTAGCGAAGTGCCAATGCACGCCGCAATCTACGATCACGCCCGCGAGGGCGTCGGCGCGATCGTCCACACCCACTCGCCGTGGGCGACGACGCTCGCAGTCGCCGGGGAGCCACTGGAACCGATTCACTACATGATCGTCGCCGTCGGGAAGCGCGTTCCCGTCGCCGACTACGCTCCGTACGGCACTGACCGACTCGCGAAGAACATCGTGCGCGCGATGGACGACGCCGACGCCACCGCGTCACTGATCCAGAACCACGGACTCGTCGTCACCGCCCCGGATATCGAGACCGCCCTGGAGAATACGGTGCACGTCGAGAGTCTCGCACGGATCTCTCTGCAGGCGCGGGCGGCCGGCCTGACCCCGGAAACGCTGACCGACGAGCAACTGGAGACAGTACTCGAGAAATTCGAGTCCTACGGGCAGTAA
- the pyrE gene encoding orotate phosphoribosyltransferase: MPNQELIDALRDADAVQFGEFELSHGGTSEYYVDKYLFETDPTCLDLIASAFADRLDDDDTLGGVALGGVPLAAATSVAAGAPYVIARKQRKEYGTGNLIEGRLDEGQEVVVVEDIVTTGTSLVDAVEALREAGATVERALVVVDREDGGRETIEDAGIEMEALVTASELLADRN; this comes from the coding sequence ATGCCCAACCAAGAGCTCATCGATGCCCTCAGAGACGCAGACGCCGTCCAGTTCGGCGAGTTCGAACTCTCACATGGCGGTACGAGCGAGTACTACGTCGACAAGTATCTCTTCGAGACCGATCCGACCTGTCTGGACCTGATCGCCTCGGCGTTCGCCGACCGTCTCGACGACGACGACACCCTCGGCGGCGTTGCCCTCGGCGGCGTTCCCTTGGCGGCTGCGACGAGCGTCGCAGCGGGCGCTCCCTACGTCATCGCGCGCAAGCAGCGCAAGGAGTACGGGACGGGCAACCTCATCGAGGGCCGGCTTGACGAGGGCCAGGAGGTCGTCGTCGTCGAGGACATCGTCACGACGGGAACCAGCCTCGTCGACGCCGTCGAGGCACTTCGCGAAGCGGGGGCGACCGTCGAGCGCGCACTGGTCGTTGTCGACCGCGAGGACGGTGGCCGCGAAACCATCGAGGACGCCGGAATCGAGATGGAGGCGCTCGTCACCGCGAGCGAGTTGCTGGCCGATCGGAACTGA
- a CDS encoding CDP-2,3-bis-(O-geranylgeranyl)-sn-glycerol synthase, with protein MAVLETVVVAFWAMLPAYVPNNAAVLAGGGRPIDGGRDWGGKRILGDGKTWRGTAGGIIAGLALAGLLTLVAGDVSDATGISVPEFTPRAALGLAAGAMLGDILASFLKRRTGRQRGAMFPGLDQLDFVVVSLPLTALLATDWFTDVFTWDVIAVVVVLTPILHVSTNMIAYKLGLKNEPW; from the coding sequence ATGGCAGTACTCGAGACGGTTGTCGTCGCCTTCTGGGCGATGTTGCCCGCCTACGTTCCGAACAACGCCGCGGTGCTGGCCGGCGGCGGCCGCCCGATCGACGGCGGTCGGGACTGGGGTGGAAAGCGCATCCTCGGTGACGGAAAGACCTGGCGGGGCACCGCCGGCGGTATCATCGCGGGGCTCGCCCTCGCCGGGCTGCTCACCCTGGTCGCCGGCGACGTCAGCGACGCCACCGGTATCTCGGTCCCCGAGTTCACGCCGCGTGCCGCCCTCGGTCTGGCCGCCGGTGCGATGCTCGGCGACATTCTGGCCTCCTTTCTCAAACGCCGAACTGGTCGCCAGCGCGGCGCGATGTTCCCCGGGCTGGATCAACTGGATTTCGTCGTCGTCTCGCTTCCGCTGACCGCCCTGCTCGCGACCGACTGGTTCACCGACGTCTTCACCTGGGACGTCATCGCCGTCGTCGTCGTCCTGACGCCGATCTTGCACGTCTCGACGAATATGATCGCCTACAAGCTCGGGCTGAAGAACGAACCCTGGTAG
- a CDS encoding DUF502 domain-containing protein, with protein MTSWKRDFASGLIVLGPILVTLYILYWVYGFLAGLTPGVILDEQALIWLIPGESTEMVQLREQVAQLIRVLVALTVLIILMLSVGYLMRTTVGGLAERVVDDVANRVPVMRVVYNASKMAAETAFGEQDSLQKPVKLETWDGLRMTAFKTGKIADDGREVLFLPTSPNITTGFVIEVESDRITELDEDVEDALTRVLSAGFGDAERNRGMDAGVSIDVVEESDGEKKERKKADAGDD; from the coding sequence ATGACCTCCTGGAAGCGGGACTTTGCGAGTGGGCTCATCGTTCTGGGTCCGATCCTGGTCACGCTCTACATTCTGTACTGGGTGTACGGATTCCTCGCGGGGTTGACGCCCGGGGTGATCCTCGACGAGCAGGCGCTGATCTGGCTGATTCCCGGGGAAAGCACGGAGATGGTACAGTTGCGCGAGCAGGTCGCACAGCTGATCCGAGTGCTTGTTGCCCTGACGGTCCTCATCATCCTGATGCTCTCGGTGGGCTACCTGATGCGGACGACCGTCGGCGGACTCGCCGAGCGCGTCGTCGACGACGTCGCGAATCGGGTTCCGGTGATGCGTGTCGTCTACAACGCCTCGAAGATGGCCGCCGAAACGGCCTTCGGTGAGCAGGATTCCCTACAAAAACCCGTCAAGTTAGAGACGTGGGACGGGCTTCGAATGACAGCGTTCAAGACCGGGAAGATAGCCGACGACGGCCGCGAAGTCCTCTTCTTACCAACCTCGCCGAACATCACCACCGGGTTCGTCATCGAGGTGGAGTCGGATCGGATCACAGAACTCGACGAGGACGTCGAAGATGCCCTGACGCGAGTGCTAAGCGCCGGCTTCGGCGACGCCGAGCGCAACCGCGGGATGGACGCTGGCGTCTCGATCGACGTCGTCGAGGAGTCAGACGGCGAGAAGAAAGAGCGGAAGAAGGCGGACGCCGGCGACGACTAA
- a CDS encoding branched-chain amino acid transaminase: MGFDEMDVDTIWMDGEFVDWDDAQIHVLTHGLHYGSGVFEGARCYDTEQGPALFRWPEHLERLYQSAKPYEMDIGYSHDELTDATIELIHRQDLASCYVRPISFYGYNSLGVSPKDCPTKTAIAVWPWGAYLGEEALEQGIDVMISSWRKHASSQIPTNAKTTGLYVNSLLAGEEARRNGYAEAIVLNKEGNVAEGPGENIFLVRDDELYTPGLSESILDGITRDTVITLARDLGYTVHDNASLSRGELNTADELFFTGSAAEVTPIRKVDNVVIGDGSRGPVTEELQAKFFEVVERRTDEYDEWFTYV, from the coding sequence ATGGGATTCGACGAGATGGACGTCGACACGATCTGGATGGACGGTGAGTTTGTCGACTGGGACGACGCGCAGATTCACGTGCTCACACACGGGCTCCACTACGGGAGCGGGGTCTTCGAGGGCGCACGCTGTTACGACACGGAGCAGGGACCGGCCCTCTTTCGCTGGCCTGAGCACCTAGAGCGCCTCTACCAGTCGGCAAAGCCCTACGAGATGGACATCGGCTACAGCCACGACGAGCTCACCGACGCGACGATCGAGCTCATCCACCGACAGGACCTTGCGTCGTGTTACGTTCGTCCGATCTCCTTCTACGGCTACAACTCTCTGGGCGTGAGCCCGAAAGACTGTCCCACCAAGACGGCGATCGCCGTCTGGCCCTGGGGCGCCTACCTGGGTGAGGAGGCCTTAGAACAGGGTATCGACGTGATGATCTCCTCGTGGCGAAAACACGCCTCGAGCCAGATCCCCACCAACGCGAAGACGACGGGGCTGTACGTCAACAGCTTGCTCGCAGGCGAGGAGGCCCGGCGAAACGGCTACGCCGAGGCGATCGTCCTGAACAAGGAGGGCAACGTCGCCGAAGGTCCCGGCGAGAACATCTTCCTCGTCCGCGACGACGAACTCTACACGCCCGGCCTCTCCGAGTCGATTCTCGATGGCATCACCCGCGACACCGTCATCACGCTCGCACGCGACCTGGGATACACCGTCCACGACAACGCCTCGCTCTCGCGAGGCGAGCTCAACACGGCCGACGAACTGTTCTTTACGGGCTCTGCGGCCGAAGTCACGCCGATCCGAAAAGTCGACAACGTCGTCATCGGCGACGGCTCACGCGGTCCGGTCACCGAGGAACTCCAGGCGAAGTTCTTCGAGGTCGTCGAGCGCCGAACCGACGAGTACGACGAGTGGTTCACGTACGTCTAA